The Amycolatopsis japonica nucleotide sequence TCGGTCACGCTGGTGACCAAGGACATCCCCCTGCGCGTCAAGGCGGGAGCCGTCGGCCTCGAAGCCGACGAGTACCGCGCGCAGGAGGTGACGCCCTCGGGCTGGACGGGGATGGCGGACGTGGACGTCCCGCAGACCCTCATCGACGGGCTGTTCAGCGGCTCTTCGGTGGAACCGGCGGAATTCGGGATGCCCGAGGTCGGTGAACTGCCCTGCCACACCGGGTTGAGGCTGCTCGCGGGCAGTTCGAGCGCGTTGGGCCGGGTCACCGCGGACAAGCGGATCCGGCTCGTGCGCGGTGACAAGGAGGCGTTCGGGCTGCACGGCCGCTCGGCCGAACAGCGGGTCGCGCTGGATCTCCTGCTGGACTCCGACGTCGGCATCGTCTCGCTGGGCGGACGGGCCGGGACGGGTAAGTCGGCGCTCGCGCTCTGCGCGGGGCTGGAATCGGTGATGGAACGCCGCCAGCACCGCAAGGTGGTCGTGTTCCGGCCGGTTTACGCGGTCGGCGGCCAGGAACTGGGCTACCTGCCCGGTTCCGAGAGCGAGAAGATGCAGCCGTGGGCGCAGGCGGTGTTCGACACCCTCGGCGGGCTGGTCAGCCAGGACGTCCTCGACGAGGTCTTCGACCGAGGCATGCTCGAGGTGCTTCCGCTGACCCATATCCGCGGCCGGTCGCTGCACGACACGTTCGTCATCGTCGACGAGGCGCAGTCCTTGGAGCGCAACGTGCTCCTGACCGTGCTTTCGCGGCTGGGCACGGCCTCGCGGGTCGTGCTCACGCATGACGTCGCGCAGCGCGACAACCTGCGGGTCGGGCGGCACGACGGCGTGTCGGCGGTGATCGAGAAACTCAAGGGTCACCCGCTGTTCGCGCATGTCACGCTGACCCGTTCCGAGCGTTCGCCGATCGCGGCGCTCGTCACCGAGATGCTGGAGGACCACGGCTGACCGGATCCGGGGGAGTCCTCTCAGGACAGTCCTAAGAGGACTCCTCCGGGTGTCACCAGCCTGACGGCAGCGGGCGTCCTTCCGCGAAGCCCGCGGCGGACTGGATCCCGAGCAGCGCGCGCTCGTGGAACTCCTCCAGCGTCCGGGCGCCCGCGTACGTGCAGGCCGAACGGACACCGGAGCCGATCGAGTCGAGCAGGTCCTCGACGCCGGGGCGAGCCGGGTCCAAGGCCATCCGCGACGCCGAGATGCCCTCTTCGAACAGGCCCTTCTTGGCGCGTTCGAAGACGTTGTCCGTACGCGTGCGGGCACCGACGGCGCGCTTCGACGCCATGCCGAACGATTCCTTGTACGGCTTGCCCTGCTCGTCGTAGCGCAGGTCGCCCGGGGATTCGTGGGTGCCGGCGAACCACGAGCCGACCATCGCCGCCGACGCGCCGGCGGCCAGCGCGAGCGCGACGTCGCGCGGATGCCGCACGCCGCCGTCCGCCCAGACGTGCTTGCCCAGTTCACGAGCCGCGGCCGCGCATTCGGCGACGGCGGAGAACTGCGGGCGCCCGACGCCGGTCATCATCCGGGTCGTGCACATGGCGCCGGGGCCGACGCCGACCTTGACGACGTCCGCTCCCGCGTGGATCAGGTCGCGCGTGCCCTCCGCGGTGACCACGTTCCCGGCGACCACCGGGACCCGCGGGTTCACCGACCGGACGGCCTTGAGCGCGGAGATCATCTTCTCCTGGTGTCCGTGCGCGGTGTCGACCACGAGCACGTCGACGCCCGCCGCGAGGACGGCTTCGGCCTTCGCCGCGACGTCGCCGTTCACGCCGATCGCGGCGGCGACACGCAGGTTGCCGCCGTCGTCGACGGCCGGGGTGTAGATCTCCGCGCGCAGTGCCGCGATCTCGGTGAGGACGCCCGCGAGCCTGCCGTTCTCGTCGATGCCGAGCGCGAGGCGGCCGCCGTGGTCGTGCAGCCGCTCGAACACCTCGCGCGGCGGAGTGTCCAGCGGGACCGTGACGACCGCGGGCTCCGCGACGTCGGCCAGCCGCGCGAAGCGGTCTACGCCGGCGCAAGCCGCTTCGTCGACGACGCCGACGGGCTTGCCGTCCTCGTCCACCACGACGACGGCGCCGTGGGCCCGTTTGCCGACCAGGTTCAGCGCGTCGGCCACCGCGTCGCCGCCGGTCAGCACGAGCGGGGTGTCCCACACGGTGTGACGGCTCTTGACCCAGGTGACGATGTCGGCGACCGCGGCCACGTCGACGTCCTGCGGGAGGACAACGAGCCCGCCGCGCCTGGCGACCGTTTCGGCCATCCGGCGGCCCGCGACGGCGGTCATGTTGGCGACCACGATCGGGATCGTCGCGCCGGTGCCGTCCACAGTGGACAGGTCGACGTCGAAGCGGGACTCCACGTCCGACCGGTTCGGCAGGAGGAACACGTCGTCGTAGGTCAGGTCGTGAGCGGGCCGATGCCCGTCGAGAAAGCGCACGAGGCCCCAGGATACCCGCGTGGGACAATGGCGGCATGACGGACCGGGACCGTGACGAAGCCGGACGAGCCCGCAACGCGCGCCCGCGAGACGGTCTCGGCAGGCCGCTCCCGTACGGCGCCGATGGTGTCGAACGGCAGCCCGAGGGCATCGAACGCAGCCCCGAGGACACCATCTCCGAGGCTCAGCGCCTGCTCGACGCGGGCCGCCCGTTCCACGCGCACGAGGTGTTCGAGGACGCGTGGAAATCCACCGACGGCCCGGAGCGGGAGCTGTGGCGCGGCCTGGCGCAGCTCGCCGTCGGCCTGACCCACGTGGCCAGGGGGAACGGCAACGGCGCGGCTTCGCTGCTGGAGCGTGGCGCGGACAACATCGAGCCGTTCCGTGAGGCCGGGCCGCACGGGATCGACATCCCGGGGCTGCAGGGTTGGGCGCGGTCGATGGCCGAAGAAGTGAAGGTGCGGGCTCGGGTGGAGCCGGTCGCGCCTCGTCTACTGGGCCAGTAGGGCCGAACCCGAGCGGTACAGCTCGAGCAGCAGCGGCCGCAGTTCCTGTCCCGCGGGAGTGAGCCGGTAGCTGGTCCGGCTCGGGAAGCCCGGCAGCTCTTCGCGCACGGCGAGGCGTCGCGCGGTCAGGTCGCTGAAGGACCTGGCTCCGCCTATCAGCTCTCGCAGCACCAGCGTCGTCCAGCGGCCCGAGATCGCGGCGAGCGCGACCTCGACGGGGCAATCCGGCTCCGGCCGTCGGGTGCGGCCGCGGGCGTCCGGGACGCCTTCTTCGAGGCCGCCTTCAACACCGGATCCGCCGAAATCCTCGACACCGTCTACGAACCGGACGCCGTGTTCGTTCGCCGCGACGGCGACCGACGTCGCGAAGCGTGGCGAGGACGGGCTCTGGCGCTACGTGATCGACAACCCCTTCGGCATCGCCGCGCCTTGAGTACTCGACATACCGCGAGTATGTTACTTCGAGTAGGGATACTGATCAGTAGGTAACGGCGGGAGAAAGCGCGATGAGCGAGCCCAAGGAACTGCTGGCCGAACCGCTGAAACTGCGATGCGGCGCGACCCTGCCGAACCGGCTGGCCAAGGCCGCGCTCAGCGAGCAGCTCGGCGACCGCCGCAACCGGCCGACGGCCGAACTGGCCGAGCTGTACCGGACGTGGTCCCGTGGCGGCGCCGGGACGCTGATCACCGGCAACGTCATGGTCGATCCGACCGCGCTCGGCGAACCGCGCAACGTCGCGGTGCCGCGGGAGCCGGACGCGACCGAGTTCAAGCCGTGGGCGCGGTCGGTCGACGGGACCGAGACCCGGCTGTGGGCCCAGCTCAACCACCCTGGCAGGCAGAGCCCGCGTTTCCTGTCCCGTCAGCCGGTCGCGCCGTCGGCGGTGCCGTTCGGCGACCGCGGCATCCGCTCGGTCTTCGCGACGCCGCGCGCGCTCACCGTCGCCGAGATCGAGGCGATCATCGATCGGTTCGGGGTGGCCGCGCGGACCGTCGTCGACGCCGGGTTCGCCGGTGTTCAGATCCACGGCGCGCACGGCTACCTCGTGTCGCAGTTCCTTTCCCCGCTGACCAACCAGCGCACCGACGGCTGGGGCGGCGACGCGCTCCGGCGGCGCCGCTTCCTGCTCGAAGTCGTCGCCCGGGTGCGTGCCGAAGTCGGCGACGCCGTGCCGATCGCGGTCAAGCTCAACAGCGCGGACTTCCAGCGCGGCGGTTTCAGCGAGGAGGACTCGCTCGAAGTCGTCCGCGAACTGGGTGAAGCGGGCATCGACCTGCTGGAAGTTTCCGGCGGGACCTACGAGAAGGCCGCCATGATGGGCTCGGCCAAGGCGAGCACCCTCAGCCGCGAGGCCTACTTCCTCGACTACGCCGCGAAGGCGCGGCAGGTCACCGACGTGGCGCTGATGGTCACCGGCGGCTTCACCAGTCCGGAGGGCATGGCGGAGGCGCTGCGTTCCGGGGCGCTGGACGTCATCGGCCTCGGCAGGCCGCTGATCGTCGACCCGGCGCTGCCCGGACGGCTGCTCGGTGGCGAGGAGGTCCGTGCCCAGCGCACGGCGCCGAAGACCGGCATCCGGCTGGCCGACAGCCTGCTCGAGATCCAGTGGCACACCCAGCAGATGCACCGGGTGGCCGCCGGGAAACCGGTGGACCGGCGGCTCGGGGCGGTGCGGACGCTAGTACGAGCCGGCGTCGCGGATCCGCTCAACGCTTTCCGCCGGGTCCGGGGCTAAGTAGTCGTCAACTTCGTCTCGACGGCTGAAGGTGCGGTCGAAGCCGACCGCGGCCGCCGCGAGACCGATGAACAGCACACCGATCAGCACGCAGTTGAACGCGACACCGCCGTAGCCGTTGATGCCCGGGTCGACGAACGGGTACGGGTAGAACCCGATGATCGCGCCGCGCACCAGCGTGACGGCGAGCCAGGCCAGCGGGTACAGCAGCGACCACCACAGCACCCGCCACGAGAGCTGGCCGCGCGGCCCGAACAGCAGCCAGCCCGCGACGCACATCAACGGCGACACCTTGTGCAGCATCGTGTCGGCGAACACCGCCCAGCCGTGCAGTTCGTAGAGATCGGCGAGCGCGACCTGGAAGACGACACCGGTCACGGTGATGCCGACCAACCCGGTGAGCCGCAGTACCCCGAACAACGTCGACCGGCCCGCGACACCGACCGCGAGCAGCAGGCTGCCGACGCCGACCAGGATGTTCGAGTCGATGGTGAAGAACGCGAGCAGGTTGGCCACCCGGCCGGCCGGGGTGTGGAAGGTGCCGCCGGTGGTGCCCGCGGAGACCGGGATCTGCGCGGCGAGACCGGCGATCACCACCAGCGCCGTCAGGCCGAACCAGGCACGCGCGATCTTGGAAGCCTGCATTCGCCCACTTTATGGGTGATCGGGTGGCGACGTCCCGTCACCACCGCACGCCGCCACTCGATCGGGGGCGGGACGCCGCCGGGTCTTCCCGCCCACCGGGTCATATCGTGGGAATCGATGGACGTCGAGCGGAGGCCCGGACGCCGCGGCCGGGTCGCGCGGGGTCCGGCGGAGGACAGCGGACCCGTCGCCGGGTTCGCGCGACGGCTGTGGGAACTGAAACGGGCCGCCGGTGACCCTTCCTACGACCGGATGCGTGACCAGTACGGCGCGCTCGCGTCGAAATCGGCGCTTTCGGCCGCGGCCCGCGGGGAGCGGCTGCCCAGCTGGGAAACGTCCTGGGAGTTCGTTCGCGTGCTGGCCGTCGGCGTGCTCGGCGGCGACGAGGACGAGGTCCGCCACGAATGGCGCGGCGAGTGGGAACGCGCGCGGGACGCGCTGACCGCCGGTGCCGTGCCGGAACCCGCGCCCGGACCCGCGCCGGAGCGGTCCCGCCGGACGGCGTTCGTCCTCGCCGGTGCCGTGGCGCTCGTGCTCGTCGCGGCGCTGGTGTTCGTCTTCGCGGTCCCGTTCGGCTCCGAGCCCGCCGCGCCGGCCGGTGACGCGTCCGAATTCGTCGCCGACGTGACCGTGCCCGACGGCAGCGAAGTCGCGGCCGGCTCGGTCTTCGTGAAGACCTGGGAGTTCCGCAACGCGGGAACGGTCGGATGGATCGGCCGCTATCTGGTCCGCGCCGGATCGTTCGGGAATCCGGGCGAATGCGCCACGCCCGAACGCGTCCCCGTCCCGCAGACCGCCCCCGGCGAGCATGTGCGCGTCTCCGTCGAAGTGCGCGCGCCCGACCGTCCCGGGCATTGCCAGGTGTACTGGAAGATGGCCGACGAACAGGGCCACATCCTGCTGCCGAACACCCGTGCCGTGTTCTTCTCGGTCCGCGTCATTTGACTTTCCGGGCCGATGGCCAAAGCGCTGACCTGCGCGGACATTGTTCGTTCGGCCATGGCCATTCCGCGGTCGTGAATCGCTTCCGGAGTGGCTTCGGCGGCCTTTAACGTCGTCGGCGTCCGGGAATTCCGGACGGGGATTTTCCGAAACACTCTCACATTATTTGCGGAAAGGGAATCCATGCGTCCGTACGTCAAGGTCGCCGCACTGGCCGGGACCGCGCTCACCATGGCGCTCCTGCCGGTCACCGCCGCACAAGCGGCTCCGGCGCCCGCTTCGGGCAGTGATCCGATCATCACCTGCGAATCCGGCTATCACGGCTGGATGCGCCGGGCCGGGAAGGACGCGATCTGCCTCAAGCCGGGCACGCGCACTTGGGACGTCAAGGTGTTCGAATGCGCCGGGGATCTGACGGTGCATTTCAAGAACGGCGAGAAGGCTTACTGCGGGGGAAACATGAAGATCGGCCTCGACCTGGCCGTCCAGTCCAATGTCGTCAAGACCGTTGTGGGGAACCGATGAAGAAGAAACTGCTCGCCGTCGTCCCGGTCGCGCTGGCCGGCACTCTGCTGATGGCACCGTCCGCTTCGGCGGCGTCGAAGGTCTGTGAGGGCGGACCGCTGATGGGCGGGAAGACGAAGGTCGTCGAGGTGAGCGCGGGGCAGAGCATCGACATCACCGTGCACAACCACGACTACCGGGGAATGCTCGTCCAGATCATCGACGACACCTTCGACAAGGGCCTCTGGAGCGGGGCCATCGCGCCGGGCAAGGAGCGCACCGTCAAGCACGGCGTGCTCGGGGAGCCGCCGGTGTATCACAAGATCCGCTTCGAGGTGACCTCCAACCTTTCGAACAACTACACGTACAAGATCTCGTCGGACCGCTGCTACTGACGCGTTTCGTCCTCTGGATGCGGTCGTTGCACGCGCAAGGATCGCATTCAGAGGACTAAATGCGGTCAGGGCTTGAGGAGGCCGCGCACGGTGTCGATGGTGTCGGCGTCCGCGGCCTCCTTGTCCGGTCGGTAGCGCACGACGCGCGCGAAGCGCAGCGCCAGCCCGCCCGGATACCGCGTGCTCACCTGAGCCGCGTCGAGTTCGATTTCGACGACGAGCTCCGGCCGCACGTGGACCGCCCAGTCCGTGCGGTGGGTCTCGATCTCCTGGAACGTCTTCGTCTGCCAGGCCAGCAGCTCGTCGGTCATGCCCTTGAACGTCTTGCCGACCATGATCGGCGGGCCGCCGTCGGGGTCGCGGGCGCCGAGATGCAGATTCGACAGCGTGCCGGTGCGCCTGCCGTGCCCCCATTCGGCGGCGAGCACGATCAGATCGATCGTGTGCACCGGTTTCACCTTGAGCCAAGCGCGGCCCCGGCGCCCCGCCGCGTACGGCGAAGTGAGGTCCTTGACCATCACGCCTTCGTGCCCGGCGGCCATCGCCGCTTCCAGCACTCCCTCCGCCGAGGCGGGGCTGACCTCGCCCGGGATGACGTGCTCGCCCGCGACGCGGCGCAGGGCGGCGTTCCGTTCGGAGAGCGGCGCGTCCAGCAGGTCGACGCCGTCGAGGTGCAGGCAGTCGAAGAAGTACGGCCGCAGCAACAGCGCCTTGACCTGCTCCTCGCGGCTGCTGCCGAACCGGCTCAGCGTCTGCTGGAACGGCCTGGGCCTGCCGTCGTCGGTCAGGGCCAGGGTCTCGCCGTCGAGCACCACCGACGTGCACGGCAGGGAACGCACCAGATCCACCAGCTCTTCGACGGTGCCGGTGATCTCGCGCAGCGTCCGCGTGTAGATGTGCACCTCGTCGCCTTCGCGGTGGACCTGGATCCGCGCGCCGTCCATCTTGTACTCGACGAGCGCCTCGGCGTGTTCGGTGATCGCCTCGTCGAGCGACTCCGCCGGGGAGGCCAGCATCGGCCGGATCGGCCTGCCCAGCGCCAGTTTGAACTCCGCCAGCCGCTCGCGGCCGCCCGTCATCGCGGCCAGGCCCGTCACCGGGAGCTGCCCGGACAGCATGAACGCCCGCCGGACATCCTCGACCGGGATCTCGGACGCCGCCGCGATGGCGTCCACCATGATCCCTTCGAGCGCGCCCTGCCGGAGCTCGCCGCTGATCAGCCGGAACAGGAACTCCTGCTCCTCCTTGGTCATCTTGACGAGCAAGGCCCGCAATGTCTCCGCGCGCAGCTTCACCGACCCCGAACCCGACACCGCTCCCACCGTGTCGAAGGCCGTGTCGACCTCGGACACGGTCAACGACGGCTCGGCGGCCGGGTCCGCGTCCACGGCGGCCAGCGTCCGCCAACCGGTGCCGATGCGGCCCTGGGGCAGCTGCCCGGTGAGGAACGCGATGACCGCGGGAAGCTCCAGCTCGCCCGCGGCGCGCAGCACCGCGGACAGGGTGGCGATCTTCGCCTTCCTGGACCTCGTGGCGGCGATTTCGGCCGACGCGGTGACCACCTCGGTGAGCAACATGGATCCATCATGGACCCGGACACCGACAGTTTCGCCTTCAAGCGTGCGCGGGATCGGCGACCCAGCTGGCGAGCAGGCGCAGCGCGCGTTCGCTGTCGGAGCCGGGCTCGGCGGTGTAGATCACCAGGGCCTGGTCGGGATCGTCGGGCAGGCGCAGCGTCTCGTAACGCAGCCGCAGCTCACCCACGATCGGGTTGATCATCACTTTCCACGCGTGCGCCTTCTCGCGCACGGTCTGCTTCGCCCACAGCTTCCGGAAGTCCTCGCTGCCGAGGGAGAGCTCACCGACCAGCTGGGCGAGATACGGGTCGTCCGGATACCGCCCGCTCTCGGAGCGCAGGTTCGCGACGATCTCCTTCGCCACGGTTTCCCACTCGGGATGCAGCTCGCGGGCGTACTCGTCGAGGAAGAACATCTTCGCGATGTTGCGCTCGCCCGCCGGCCGCGAAGCGAAATCGAAGGACAGAGCGGCGCCGAGCGGGTTCCAGGCCAGCACGTCGCCGTAGCGGCCGTAGACGAGCGCGGGGGATTGGAGGGCGTTCAGCATCGTCTGCAGTTCCGGCCGGAGCCGCTGTGCCCGCGGCCGCGCGATGCGTTTGCGTTTCGGGGTGGCCAGATTGCGCAGGTAGGTGTCTTCGTCGCGGTGCAGCCGCAGCGCGCGGCTCAGCGAATCGAGGACGGAATCGGACACGTTGCGCGCCCGGCCCTGCTCCAGGCGCGTGTAGTAGTCGACGCTGATCCCGGCCAGCTGCGCCAGCTCCTCGCGCCGCAGCCCCGCCACCCGCCGCTGGTTGAACCCCGTCGGCAGGCCGAGTTCCGCCGGGTCCAGCGCGGCCCTGCGTGCCTTGAGGAATTCGCCCAGTCCGGCCGTCTCGGTCATGTCTTCGAGTATCCCGGTCTCGTGGGGTGGGTGCCTGGCCCTGGCAGACCCAGGCTGGGCCCGACTTTTGGTCCAGTGCGATGGCGTTGATTTGGACCTTCGGTTTGGGCCAAAAAGCCGCCATCGTGAAAGCCATGGACAACGACAGAAGAGCCGTGACGATCGGCGTACTGGGGGTGCTGATCGTCGGCGCGTCCGTGCCGGTGACGGGAATGCTCGACGGCTATCCCGTCATCACCGGACAGGCGCTGCGCTACGCGCTGGCGGGAGTGCTCCTGCTGGCGTGGGCACGGCTGAGCGGACGCCCGTTGCCGTTGCCGGGCGCGCGCGACCTGCCATCGCTGATCGCCCTCGCGGCGACCGGGATGATCGGGTTCCAGGCGTGCCTGCTGTTCGCGCAGCGCTACGCCGAACCCGGCCTCGTCGCCGCCTTCCTCGGCGGCACACCGCTCGTGCTCGCGCTCGCCGGTCCGCTGGCGA carries:
- a CDS encoding winged helix-turn-helix transcriptional regulator produces the protein MLRELIGGARSFSDLTARRLAVREELPGFPSRTSYRLTPAGQELRPLLLELYRSGSALLAQ
- the guaB1 gene encoding GMP reductase, with the protein product MRFLDGHRPAHDLTYDDVFLLPNRSDVESRFDVDLSTVDGTGATIPIVVANMTAVAGRRMAETVARRGGLVVLPQDVDVAAVADIVTWVKSRHTVWDTPLVLTGGDAVADALNLVGKRAHGAVVVVDEDGKPVGVVDEAACAGVDRFARLADVAEPAVVTVPLDTPPREVFERLHDHGGRLALGIDENGRLAGVLTEIAALRAEIYTPAVDDGGNLRVAAAIGVNGDVAAKAEAVLAAGVDVLVVDTAHGHQEKMISALKAVRSVNPRVPVVAGNVVTAEGTRDLIHAGADVVKVGVGPGAMCTTRMMTGVGRPQFSAVAECAAAARELGKHVWADGGVRHPRDVALALAAGASAAMVGSWFAGTHESPGDLRYDEQGKPYKESFGMASKRAVGARTRTDNVFERAKKGLFEEGISASRMALDPARPGVEDLLDSIGSGVRSACTYAGARTLEEFHERALLGIQSAAGFAEGRPLPSGW
- a CDS encoding helix-turn-helix domain-containing protein — translated: MTETAGLGEFLKARRAALDPAELGLPTGFNQRRVAGLRREELAQLAGISVDYYTRLEQGRARNVSDSVLDSLSRALRLHRDEDTYLRNLATPKRKRIARPRAQRLRPELQTMLNALQSPALVYGRYGDVLAWNPLGAALSFDFASRPAGERNIAKMFFLDEYARELHPEWETVAKEIVANLRSESGRYPDDPYLAQLVGELSLGSEDFRKLWAKQTVREKAHAWKVMINPIVGELRLRYETLRLPDDPDQALVIYTAEPGSDSERALRLLASWVADPAHA
- a CDS encoding ATP-dependent DNA ligase, coding for MLLTEVVTASAEIAATRSRKAKIATLSAVLRAAGELELPAVIAFLTGQLPQGRIGTGWRTLAAVDADPAAEPSLTVSEVDTAFDTVGAVSGSGSVKLRAETLRALLVKMTKEEQEFLFRLISGELRQGALEGIMVDAIAAASEIPVEDVRRAFMLSGQLPVTGLAAMTGGRERLAEFKLALGRPIRPMLASPAESLDEAITEHAEALVEYKMDGARIQVHREGDEVHIYTRTLREITGTVEELVDLVRSLPCTSVVLDGETLALTDDGRPRPFQQTLSRFGSSREEQVKALLLRPYFFDCLHLDGVDLLDAPLSERNAALRRVAGEHVIPGEVSPASAEGVLEAAMAAGHEGVMVKDLTSPYAAGRRGRAWLKVKPVHTIDLIVLAAEWGHGRRTGTLSNLHLGARDPDGGPPIMVGKTFKGMTDELLAWQTKTFQEIETHRTDWAVHVRPELVVEIELDAAQVSTRYPGGLALRFARVVRYRPDKEAADADTIDTVRGLLKP
- a CDS encoding PhoH family protein — encoded protein: MLDTSVLLSDPWSVTRFAEHAVVLPLVVISELEAKRHHPELGWFAREALRMLDDLRRQHGRLDAPIPIGEHGGTLQVELNHSDPTVLPVGFRTDSNDHRILACALNLAAERASVTLVTKDIPLRVKAGAVGLEADEYRAQEVTPSGWTGMADVDVPQTLIDGLFSGSSVEPAEFGMPEVGELPCHTGLRLLAGSSSALGRVTADKRIRLVRGDKEAFGLHGRSAEQRVALDLLLDSDVGIVSLGGRAGTGKSALALCAGLESVMERRQHRKVVVFRPVYAVGGQELGYLPGSESEKMQPWAQAVFDTLGGLVSQDVLDEVFDRGMLEVLPLTHIRGRSLHDTFVIVDEAQSLERNVLLTVLSRLGTASRVVLTHDVAQRDNLRVGRHDGVSAVIEKLKGHPLFAHVTLTRSERSPIAALVTEMLEDHG
- a CDS encoding DUF309 domain-containing protein, which codes for MTDRDRDEAGRARNARPRDGLGRPLPYGADGVERQPEGIERSPEDTISEAQRLLDAGRPFHAHEVFEDAWKSTDGPERELWRGLAQLAVGLTHVARGNGNGAASLLERGADNIEPFREAGPHGIDIPGLQGWARSMAEEVKVRARVEPVAPRLLGQ
- a CDS encoding NBR1-Ig-like domain-containing protein, with the protein product MDVERRPGRRGRVARGPAEDSGPVAGFARRLWELKRAAGDPSYDRMRDQYGALASKSALSAAARGERLPSWETSWEFVRVLAVGVLGGDEDEVRHEWRGEWERARDALTAGAVPEPAPGPAPERSRRTAFVLAGAVALVLVAALVFVFAVPFGSEPAAPAGDASEFVADVTVPDGSEVAAGSVFVKTWEFRNAGTVGWIGRYLVRAGSFGNPGECATPERVPVPQTAPGEHVRVSVEVRAPDRPGHCQVYWKMADEQGHILLPNTRAVFFSVRVI
- a CDS encoding Pr6Pr family membrane protein; the protein is MQASKIARAWFGLTALVVIAGLAAQIPVSAGTTGGTFHTPAGRVANLLAFFTIDSNILVGVGSLLLAVGVAGRSTLFGVLRLTGLVGITVTGVVFQVALADLYELHGWAVFADTMLHKVSPLMCVAGWLLFGPRGQLSWRVLWWSLLYPLAWLAVTLVRGAIIGFYPYPFVDPGINGYGGVAFNCVLIGVLFIGLAAAAVGFDRTFSRRDEVDDYLAPDPAESVERIRDAGSY
- a CDS encoding NADH:flavin oxidoreductase/NADH oxidase family protein, with product MSEPKELLAEPLKLRCGATLPNRLAKAALSEQLGDRRNRPTAELAELYRTWSRGGAGTLITGNVMVDPTALGEPRNVAVPREPDATEFKPWARSVDGTETRLWAQLNHPGRQSPRFLSRQPVAPSAVPFGDRGIRSVFATPRALTVAEIEAIIDRFGVAARTVVDAGFAGVQIHGAHGYLVSQFLSPLTNQRTDGWGGDALRRRRFLLEVVARVRAEVGDAVPIAVKLNSADFQRGGFSEEDSLEVVRELGEAGIDLLEVSGGTYEKAAMMGSAKASTLSREAYFLDYAAKARQVTDVALMVTGGFTSPEGMAEALRSGALDVIGLGRPLIVDPALPGRLLGGEEVRAQRTAPKTGIRLADSLLEIQWHTQQMHRVAAGKPVDRRLGAVRTLVRAGVADPLNAFRRVRG